CTCTATGCAGTTTAAACACACTACAAAAGTTTTTAAGCAGTGCAGTTCAGGCTCTGATGTGTATACGGCATTCACAGATCAGAAGTTCACAATAGCATTACTCCCCTTGTCAAATGGCGAGCAGTTGAAATGCAttcccctctttttctttgttctgtaTATTCTAATACAGTTCCATCCCGAACCATGCCATCCTAATCTTCTTTTATTGATTCTTTTCCCTCTAAAGAGGGAGTGTTCTGCTTCGTATCACCACCTGAAGCAGACTCCTCAACATTATCGCTGTGAGGCTCGCTCGGTTCAGATTTATTAGCTCCTGGTTGCTCCAGGTTGCTGTCTTTGCTCATTTCGCCTGATGCTGATTCACTAGCAAAAGCATCCTGAGACCTGCTCTCTTCGTGAGCTGAACTATAGCTGGCAAACGGAACCCCAGTGTCCATCAGGCTAGCAGCTATAGCAGCATTTAAGTCAGCTTCTTCCTGCTGTGCTGCAATCATATCCATTTCAGTCATTTCTTCTGATTGATCAGCAACTAGAGAGATTTCTGCCTGCTGAGTAGGTGTTTGGACCTGGTTACAAGAGGCTGTTATCTTCCGGGCATCATCAGGAGTCAGCCACTGGCCGAAACCATTAGAGCCTTCCGTTGCCATGGGACATTCTTTAGGAAAATTGCCCCTCACTGCAAAGATACTCCACCCTGACCCCTTCAGGGTGTCGATGAAAGCTGATAGGTAAAACTTGGATAGATGCTCAGGAGCAGGGTACAGACTATTGAAGTTGTACCACTCTCCATTTACCTTCCTAATGCAGAACCAGTGGTCCTGCAGGTGACAAATGAAAGCTGTTTCCAGCTCAGGGTCAAATAGGCATGACCCCGCAGCTGGAGAGTCAAGGGGGATAACTTGCAGGTCCCAAACTTCAAGTGCTTTCTGCAGAACCTATAGAGTAATATAAAAAGCATTTAGTTGTGTGAATGAACTTGCAGCGTGTCACTGAAAATGAGTTAGAACAACATACGAGCATGCATAACTATGCTTAAAAGACATCATGGtgctataataaaaaaaaaatatgttatttacagCTGCAAGCATCAAAACCACTTAACCTTTATCTGAGAATAGCAATTTGTAAGGTACTTCATAGCCAATGAAGAGCATGGATTACAcacatggataaaaaaaaaagccataAACCATGTGGAGATTTTTCCTTCAGTAATGCAGAGACAAAAGGTACCCCTAGGGAATCAAGATCCAGGTTACAGGCAAAAATGCTGACATAGAGAACTCCTAATGAAATATGGTCTTAAAGGACATGAACAATGAGTGTTGACCGATATGAAGACATAGAGAACTAATGTACTTTACCAGAAAAATATGAATTCATAATGTTCGCTCTAACTAAATAGGTCTAAGACTACTGTCATTTAGTTGTAGGCAACCATCAGTGACagggttttaaattttaactatacaTAAAGAATCACCTGAATAATTAAATGCAAGAGAATACATCAGCTCATGTTTACCAAAGACACATGGAAATAAATCAGCCACTAGTATGGCAAGAGAATTTCCATGCTGTAATAAATTCGAAATATGCAATGCTGCCAGAGTGTTAACACATCATGCTATTTGCGGTAGCCACATGGCACAATTTATCCTTCTCTGTGCACCTTTGCATGCCccaaatctaaaaatttacCATACCAAGACATGGTTAATGGTATTTTAGCAAATTGGTGTTGGCCAGAACAATTGACCAGACATGCATCAAGGATAAAATAAGGATACGAAACATCCATACATCAgcaacataaaacaataaacaatggTGCATGGACCAAGAAAATATAGATGGCCAGCATATGCACCATATTGTTGGGCCCACTAAGACTGTGTTTGGCAGTTggcttagagcaggtacaatagcagactataaaccagctataaatatattttaaggagataagagaagagagagaagagcaacGAGCTACAGATTTACAGCCAGCTGCGGTACGGGCTACAAGacgcaatgtgtgtatgacaagTGGGACCagatattaataatttaatagtgtagtatatgttttgtaggtaactgtTGTATgcattgactattagattgactataaatgatTTGGAGCTagtaattggctatactattaaattgCTCTTAGTAACCCACGTAGAAAACATAGCGgattaacatatgattaattaattattagctataaaaattaaaaaatggattgatgtgattttttaaagcaactttcctatagaaaattttcacaaagcacatatttagtattttgggaagcgtgtgtacagaaaacgagagaatatgGGTTCGAAAGAAGGGTTAAAGAATAAAGAACGTGGCCTAACTATTGCTAAAAGTGACAATGTCCACTAAATTGAtctgtttaaaatttataaaaataagtgcCAAAGATCTAATCACATTCCTGGCAATTGATAACGATGTCAATATAGGGCGTATTCACAACAGTGGTGCAGTTTACCAAGGTTTCACCAAGAGCTTGGGTGGGGACGAGGGGGAAGAAAGCCACTGTGCATCAAAAGGCTGGTGAGTCaaatatgtcaaacagcaTAGTCGTGAGAGGCAGGGACATTAGAAACAAGTAGTGGAATATATTTGTTGCATTTCCTGCCAAACAGTTGCCGTGAGCTCTGATTACAGTAGTTTCCTAACCAAACTTTTAACTCTAATCTGAATCAAACACTAACTCAAACCAACTCCTAACATAAACTGACTATTTTGAACATAACTAATTTAGGATAAGGTCTTATCTAAACCGGAGAAGGATATGGACTCGCAGAACAACTTGGGTATGGACCTGGCGCATCCTGGACTGCTCCTGCCATGACCCCCTCAGCTTGTATGTGAGGCCACAGATGATAGAGCTTTACTGTGTTTTGCCCTTTTAGCCAGTTCACCAGGAGGGTTCAGCACAAACTTCgaatttttgttcttttctgtTGTTAAAAGTATCATCCAAACATTAATTTTCCCATCAACCCCTGATGATCTTgatgtaaaattaaaattcccATGACCAGTAAACAGGTCTTCAAAGACCTCTCCTGCTGTTTTCCCTAAAACAGGTAAGATGACACCTAGACAGCTAGAAATTTCTCCTTATGTCAATAATTCAGTAAACGACAACCTCTAACCAACAATCAGGTAAAAGCTTTGTGGCGTAAAGCAGGAACATAAATTTGGTCGGTATATCGCAGAAGAATTAATGattatacatgcatgcatgcacgcacgcacacctGTACCTGTGCATGGCAAGTAATGAGGTACTATCTCcttttcatattgtaagactttctagccttgtctaaattcatcaattgatgaatgtatataatttatataaatgtctagattcattaacatccatatgaatataggcaaggctagaaagtcttacattgtgaaacggagggagtacgtaACATGTAAAATTGCAACATGTCAAGATAACTATTGTCAACATTTAAGAAGAGTCCCCATCCCCAACCGTAACCATTCCCAACATGTTGCTAATTCAAATGCACATGGGACTATGGGAGGAAACCGAAGTATAATTTGTGTGACTTATTCAAGAAGAAACTGTAAAGTAATATGCAATCTCCTGCTATTATCGCTACTTGGTACTTCAGCACAGCAATTTTTCACACTGATGTAACCAGAACCTATGAACATACTCTTAACTAGCAAAGCTGTGACTATAAAAAGGAATCATGCAAATGCTGATGTCTAGGAAAGCATAAACCCATGGTATAGCCTAACCATATAGAAAGGCttcaatataaaaattatatgactATAATTTATCTGCATTCGAGGACCGTAGTGTGGGCAAGCTTTCAGTTGAAACTAATGGGTCATCTCATAGAAGCCTAATTATAACTTATCTCAGACAAATAAACATCCTTTCCACATCCTTAACATGATAACATATTGATATAATGATATCCAAGTTATAAATCAGTTATTGTTTGGAATTCCAGACGCCATCTGAGAATCTTCAACTAGAATGCAGAATCGTTAACAGTATAAGATGCTAGCAATAATGTGTCAAGCAAAACCCCCTAAATTCGAAGCTACAGGCGTAAAGGCATCTAATTTGGTGTGCCATCTGCATACCTATGATAGCAATCTCACTAACCAAGGACAGAAGACAAGGAAGGCGAAATAAAAGAACTCCCCGCGAGAGTGGAGAGCGGAGGTCCTAGACCCGATACCCTACCTGGATGCTGAAGTCTCCTCCAAGGGAGACGTTGTGGGAGCCCTCGCCCTCGGCGAGGAAGTCCCCCGcggcgatggtggcggcgccggccgcgccctcGGACATGACCTGGCGCTCCCGCTGGTcgaggtcggcggcgagcgcggcgaggtcgaACTCGGAGAAGAAGGGGCCCTGCAGGGTGGTGTTGACGCAGTGCACGGCGCAGAGCTTCCCCTCCTGCACCTCGTGATACAGCAGCCCCCcgttgctcgccgccgccgccgccgccgccgcgtcctccaTCTCCACAGAAACTTCCAGAACCCTCCGGCGATTCCTCCTACTCCTCTACTCCCCTCTCCGCGCCCTACCTACGTAGCGCCGCGGATTCGACCAACCGACCGCTGCTTCCTCTTGGAgaatggaggaggagaggtaGGAGTAACCGAACCGATGGGGGAAAGGTTTAGGAAAAGGCTAGGGGGGAGAGAGTATTGAGTGCTGCACGGGTTAGTGGCGACGCAGATTCCCCTGCGGAGAAAACCATCAAAAGGCGTAGCCACGTCGACCGCGATCCTCCGATGGCTGCAGCCGTCCACCACGTGGAATTTCCAAAAAGAAAGGGATTTGTCAATCACGATTCACCAAATAAACAAGCACTCCAAGGCCCTGTCTGCAGCAAATGTCTGCACGCCCGTTAATCCGCAGGAGCATTACAAAACTGTATATGGTATAGATCTACTGGCCTTAACtaccatagaaaaaatagtaatatattataatttttattggttacaattagataaattttacttGACTTTATATCTATTATATGAGTTATACATGTATGTCCccagttattttttatcatacatCAGTCCCTGTTTGTATGTACAAACATTCTTTACAAACAAGGTGTTTGCGTAGGTTAACTCGGTGTGTAGTTATTCTTTAGATCTATATGGTTGTTCGGATTAATGTCAAATTATACTTAACAATATTTAGGTAGCTTCAATGGTAATTTGTTAGTATGATTTAAGACATTTGTATCTATACTACACTATACTGTAGCTAATAGAACTGAACTAACtggagaaaattataaaatgtcattatatatatcatcatgaTCCATATGACATTATCTCATATGGTCACATATGTCATTAAGATACAATGACAtatatttaactttataaaattataatgcacgTTTATAAATTTTCCATAGAATTATACTAGATTTGGTATTAGGCTTAGACACAACCAACATTTTAGGAGGGTAAAGAACTAGCCTCAATCaagcataaaaaattagaCTAACACAGAGCGGCACTGCGGCAGCCACGGACGGACGAACACAGAgctcctctttctctctcctgccTCCTGGTCCTGTGAGGTCAACTGCCGTTTGTTCGCTCATCCGGCTCCACGCTCGAGATCAACTGCCACTCCAGCAGCTCCACGCTCGTTCGGGGACTCGAGGTAGGCCACGACAAGCAATCCCGCACCGAGCTGCCGTGCACGGAAGCCACGgcgatgggcggcggcggcggcgaagacgaCGCGCTGTACGCCCCGTGCCTGGTCACGCTGTATCTGCTCAGCCCGGTCACCGTGTTCCTGCTCAGGTTCGTGTCGGCGCCGTACGGGAAGCTCTCCCGCCCGGGGTGGGGTCCCTCCGTGCCGGCGGCGCTCGCGTGGTTCCTCATGGAGAGCCCCACCCTCTGGCTCCCGCCCTTtgtcctctccgccgccgccacct
This is a stretch of genomic DNA from Oryza brachyantha chromosome 1, ObraRS2, whole genome shotgun sequence. It encodes these proteins:
- the LOC102714328 gene encoding putative ataxin-3 homolog — encoded protein: MEDAAAAAAAASNGGLLYHEVQEGKLCAVHCVNTTLQGPFFSEFDLAALAADLDQRERQVMSEGAAGAATIAAGDFLAEGEGSHNVSLGGDFSIQVLQKALEVWDLQVIPLDSPAAGSCLFDPELETAFICHLQDHWFCIRKVNGEWYNFNSLYPAPEHLSKFYLSAFIDTLKGSGWSIFAVRGNFPKECPMATEGSNGFGQWLTPDDARKITASCNQVQTPTQQAEISLVADQSEEMTEMDMIAAQQEEADLNAAIAASLMDTGVPFASYSSAHEESRSQDAFASESASGEMSKDSNLEQPGANKSEPSEPHSDNVEESASGGDTKQNTPSLEGKESIKED